Proteins encoded in a region of the Streptomyces sp. NBC_01471 genome:
- a CDS encoding XdhC family protein codes for MLDIAEELNRWVEQGREFAVATVVAVGGSAPRRPGAALAVDTEGTAIGSVSGGCVEGAVYELCQEALETGRSVVERFGYSDEDAFAVGLTCGGVIDILITPLRAGAPSRETYVAALAAAAEGTSAAVARITDGPDDLLGRAVLVHTDGSYEGTLGGHRELDRTAVAEAMALLDAGRTETVTIGEDGSRCGRPLTLLVESSVPPPRMIVFGAIDFASALVSVGKLLGYRVTVCDARPVFATAVRFPDADEIVVDWPHRYLQSTEVDSRTVLCVLTHDAKFDVPLLKLALTLPVAYVGAMGSRRTHIDRNTRLREVGVTELELARLRSPIGLDLGARTPEETALSIGAEIVAHRRGGTGAPLTGAHTPIHHDGSTGPAGRIGSVA; via the coding sequence ATGCTGGACATCGCCGAAGAACTGAACCGGTGGGTCGAGCAGGGACGCGAATTCGCCGTCGCCACAGTCGTGGCGGTCGGCGGAAGCGCACCGCGCCGCCCGGGAGCCGCACTCGCGGTGGACACCGAGGGCACAGCGATCGGGTCGGTCTCCGGCGGCTGTGTGGAAGGGGCGGTCTACGAGCTGTGCCAGGAAGCCCTGGAAACGGGCCGCAGCGTCGTCGAACGCTTCGGCTACAGCGACGAGGATGCCTTCGCCGTGGGTCTGACCTGCGGCGGAGTCATCGACATACTGATCACCCCGCTCCGCGCCGGCGCACCCTCGCGGGAGACGTACGTGGCCGCGCTGGCCGCCGCCGCCGAGGGCACGTCGGCAGCCGTGGCCCGGATCACCGACGGCCCGGACGACCTGCTGGGCCGCGCCGTGCTGGTCCACACCGACGGATCGTACGAAGGAACGCTGGGCGGCCACCGGGAGCTGGACCGTACCGCCGTCGCCGAGGCGATGGCCCTGCTGGACGCCGGCCGCACCGAGACCGTCACGATCGGCGAGGACGGCTCCCGCTGCGGCCGCCCGCTGACCCTGCTGGTCGAGTCGAGCGTGCCGCCGCCCCGGATGATCGTCTTCGGCGCGATCGATTTCGCTTCCGCCCTGGTCAGCGTCGGCAAACTGCTCGGCTACCGGGTCACTGTCTGCGACGCCCGCCCGGTCTTCGCCACGGCCGTCCGCTTCCCGGACGCCGACGAGATCGTCGTCGACTGGCCGCACCGCTATCTGCAGTCCACCGAGGTCGACAGCAGGACCGTGCTCTGTGTCCTCACACACGACGCCAAGTTCGATGTGCCGCTGCTGAAACTGGCCCTCACCCTGCCGGTCGCCTACGTGGGCGCGATGGGCTCCCGCCGTACCCACATCGACCGGAACACCCGGCTCCGCGAGGTAGGCGTCACCGAGCTGGAACTCGCCCGGCTCCGCTCGCCCATCGGCCTGGACCTCGGCGCCAGGACCCCCGAGGAGACCGCCCTCTCGATCGGCGCCGAGATCGTCGCCCACCGGCGCGGTGGCACCGGCGCCCCGCTCACCGGCGCGCACACCCCCATCCACCACGACGGCTCGACGGGTCCGGCCGGACGGATAGGCTCCGTCGCCTGA
- a CDS encoding NCS2 family permease: MTQQSLEPETVPEDAGAGTRQPAGRSWLDRYFHITKRGSTVATEVRGGITTFMAMAYIILLNPVILSGADVTGHHLNGGQITTATALAAAVTTLVMGFIGNVPLALAAGLGVSAVMAYQVAPEMTWGNAMAMCLIYGAIIVLLVVTGLRELIMNAIPLALKHAITMGIGLFVCLIGLIQAGFVTGMKGPGGVTGAKPLQLGTSDMLTGWPVVCFAVTLLLIFALQVRKVPGAILIGIVGGTVFAAIVHQVAGLSQKDWGLNAPALHGSPVSAPDFGLFGSVSFSGIGHVGGITVGVIVFTLVLAGFFDAIGTIIGVGQQANLVDKDGKMPGLNKALTIDGAGGIVGGLAGASGQTVFVESTAGVGDGARTGLASVVTGLGFALCLVFTPLAQLIPTQVASAALVVIGSMMLTNAKHIDWNDQATSIPVFLTTVLMPFAYSITVGIAAGVISHVLIKAVQGKFREIGWLMWVLTAVFLAYFALHPIESWLGVS, from the coding sequence ATGACCCAGCAGTCCCTCGAGCCAGAGACCGTGCCGGAAGACGCCGGCGCGGGCACGCGCCAGCCGGCCGGAAGGTCTTGGCTGGACCGGTACTTTCACATAACCAAGAGAGGGTCGACCGTCGCGACGGAGGTCCGCGGCGGCATCACCACCTTCATGGCGATGGCGTACATCATCCTCCTGAACCCGGTGATCCTCTCCGGGGCCGATGTCACGGGCCACCACCTCAACGGCGGCCAGATCACCACCGCCACCGCCCTCGCCGCGGCCGTCACCACCCTCGTGATGGGCTTCATCGGCAACGTGCCGCTGGCCCTCGCGGCGGGGCTCGGTGTCTCGGCCGTGATGGCGTACCAGGTCGCCCCCGAGATGACCTGGGGCAACGCCATGGCGATGTGCCTCATTTACGGCGCCATCATCGTGCTCCTGGTCGTCACCGGCCTGCGTGAACTGATCATGAACGCCATCCCACTGGCGCTGAAGCACGCCATCACCATGGGAATCGGCCTCTTCGTGTGCCTCATCGGCCTGATCCAGGCCGGGTTCGTCACCGGGATGAAGGGCCCCGGCGGCGTCACCGGGGCGAAGCCGCTCCAGCTGGGCACCAGTGACATGCTCACCGGCTGGCCGGTGGTCTGCTTCGCTGTCACCCTCCTGCTGATCTTCGCCCTCCAGGTCCGCAAGGTCCCCGGCGCGATCCTGATCGGCATCGTCGGCGGGACCGTCTTCGCCGCGATCGTCCACCAGGTCGCCGGCCTCAGCCAGAAGGACTGGGGACTCAACGCCCCCGCGCTCCACGGCTCGCCCGTCAGCGCGCCGGACTTCGGCCTCTTCGGCAGTGTCTCGTTCAGCGGTATCGGTCACGTCGGTGGCATCACCGTCGGCGTCATCGTCTTCACCCTGGTCCTCGCCGGATTCTTCGACGCGATCGGCACGATCATCGGCGTCGGCCAGCAGGCCAACCTCGTCGACAAGGACGGGAAGATGCCGGGCCTCAACAAGGCCCTGACCATCGACGGCGCCGGCGGCATCGTCGGCGGTCTCGCCGGAGCGTCGGGCCAGACGGTCTTCGTCGAGTCCACCGCGGGCGTCGGCGACGGTGCGCGCACCGGCCTCGCCAGCGTCGTCACCGGCCTCGGCTTCGCGCTCTGCCTGGTCTTCACCCCGCTCGCCCAGCTCATCCCCACCCAGGTCGCGTCCGCCGCGCTGGTCGTCATCGGCTCGATGATGCTGACCAACGCCAAGCACATCGACTGGAACGACCAGGCCACCTCCATCCCGGTGTTCCTGACCACCGTTCTGATGCCGTTCGCCTACTCCATCACCGTGGGCATCGCGGCCGGCGTCATCTCCCACGTCCTCATCAAGGCCGTCCAGGGCAAGTTCCGGGAGATCGGCTGGCTGATGTGGGTGCTCACCGCAGTGTTCCTGGCCTACTTCGCACTCCATCCCATCGAGAGCTGGCTGGGCGTCAGTTAG
- a CDS encoding molybdopterin cofactor-binding domain-containing protein — protein sequence MGVTGSPTNIQQRSKTKGGIGESTLRPDGTLKVTGEFAYSSDMWHEDMLWGFTLRSTTAHAEIKSIDVSEALATSGVYSVLTYDDLPTEMKNYGLEIQDTPVLAHGKVRHHGEPVAIVAADHPETARRAAAKIKIEYVELPVITDEASATGPDALLIHEGRDDHHIGHVPHPNIVHRQPVIRGDADEAAKRADIIVSGDYVFGMQDQAFLGPESGLAVPAEDGGVDLYVATQWLHSDLRQIAPVLGLPEDKVRMTLSGVGGAFGGREDLSMQIHACLLALRTGKPVKIVYNRFESFFGHVHRHPAKLHYEHGVTKDGKLTHMKCRIVLDGGAYASASPAVVGNAASLAVGPYVIEDVDIEAVALYTNNPPCGAMRGFGAVQACFAYEAQMDKLAAKLDMDPVEFRQLNAMEQGTLLPTGQACDSPAPVAELLRLVKSRPLPPEQQWLSAGEDADVRALPGGLSNTTHGEGVVRGVGYAVGLKNVGFSEGFDDYSTARVRMEIINGEPVATVHTAMAEVGQGGVTVHAQIVRTELGVNQVTIHPADTQVGSAGSTSASRQTYMTGGAVKNTAEAVREKVLEIGRAKLGTYHPAWATAELLLEGGKVVTDGGEVLADLVDVLEDEAVDLELEWRHRPTVAFDLVTGQGDGHVQYSFAAHRAVVEVDTELGLVKVIELAVAQDVGKALNPLSVVGQIQGGTTQGLGVAVMEEIIVDPKTARVRNPSFTDYLIPTILDTPTIPVDVLELADEHAPYGLRGIGEAPTLSSTPAVLAAIRNATGLELNRTPVRPEHLTAT from the coding sequence ATGGGCGTCACTGGTTCACCCACCAACATCCAGCAGAGGTCGAAGACCAAGGGCGGCATCGGCGAGTCCACGCTCCGCCCCGACGGCACCCTCAAGGTCACCGGCGAGTTCGCGTACTCGTCCGACATGTGGCACGAGGACATGCTCTGGGGCTTCACGCTCCGCTCCACCACCGCGCACGCCGAGATCAAGTCGATCGACGTCTCGGAGGCGCTCGCCACCTCCGGCGTCTACTCCGTGCTCACCTACGACGACCTGCCCACCGAGATGAAGAACTACGGCCTGGAGATCCAGGACACCCCGGTTCTCGCTCACGGCAAGGTCCGCCACCACGGCGAGCCGGTGGCCATCGTCGCCGCCGACCACCCGGAGACCGCACGCCGGGCCGCCGCCAAGATCAAGATCGAGTACGTCGAGCTGCCCGTCATCACCGACGAGGCGTCGGCGACCGGCCCGGACGCGCTGCTCATCCACGAGGGCCGCGACGACCACCACATCGGCCACGTCCCGCACCCGAACATCGTGCACCGCCAGCCGGTCATCCGCGGCGACGCCGACGAGGCCGCGAAGCGCGCCGACATCATCGTCTCCGGCGACTACGTCTTCGGCATGCAGGACCAGGCCTTCCTCGGCCCGGAGTCCGGTCTCGCGGTGCCCGCCGAGGACGGCGGCGTCGACCTGTACGTCGCCACCCAGTGGCTGCACTCCGACCTCCGGCAGATCGCCCCCGTCCTCGGCCTCCCCGAGGACAAGGTCCGGATGACGCTCTCCGGCGTCGGCGGCGCGTTCGGCGGCCGCGAGGACCTGTCGATGCAGATCCACGCCTGCCTCCTGGCGCTCCGCACCGGCAAGCCGGTCAAGATCGTCTACAACCGGTTCGAGTCCTTCTTCGGCCATGTGCACCGCCACCCGGCGAAGCTCCACTACGAGCACGGGGTCACCAAGGACGGCAAGCTCACCCACATGAAGTGCCGGATCGTGCTGGACGGCGGCGCGTACGCGTCCGCGTCCCCGGCCGTCGTCGGCAACGCCGCCTCGCTCGCCGTGGGCCCGTACGTCATCGAGGACGTCGACATCGAGGCCGTCGCGCTGTACACCAACAACCCGCCCTGCGGCGCCATGCGCGGCTTCGGCGCGGTCCAGGCGTGCTTCGCGTACGAGGCCCAGATGGACAAGCTCGCGGCGAAGCTGGACATGGACCCGGTGGAGTTCCGCCAGCTCAACGCCATGGAGCAGGGCACGCTGCTGCCGACCGGCCAGGCCTGTGACTCGCCCGCGCCCGTCGCCGAGCTGCTGCGGCTGGTCAAGTCGCGTCCGCTGCCGCCCGAGCAGCAGTGGCTCTCGGCCGGTGAGGACGCGGACGTCCGCGCCCTGCCCGGCGGGCTCTCCAACACCACGCACGGCGAGGGCGTCGTACGCGGTGTCGGCTACGCGGTCGGCCTCAAGAACGTCGGTTTCTCCGAGGGCTTCGACGACTACTCCACCGCCCGGGTGCGGATGGAGATCATCAACGGCGAGCCCGTCGCGACCGTGCACACCGCGATGGCCGAGGTCGGCCAGGGCGGCGTCACCGTCCACGCGCAGATCGTCCGCACCGAACTCGGCGTCAACCAGGTGACCATCCACCCGGCCGACACCCAGGTCGGCTCGGCCGGTTCGACGTCCGCCTCCCGGCAGACGTACATGACCGGCGGCGCGGTCAAGAACACCGCGGAAGCGGTCCGCGAGAAGGTCCTGGAGATCGGCCGCGCCAAGCTCGGCACGTACCACCCGGCCTGGGCGACGGCCGAACTCCTCCTGGAGGGCGGCAAGGTCGTCACCGACGGCGGCGAGGTCCTGGCGGACCTGGTCGACGTGCTGGAGGACGAGGCGGTGGACCTGGAACTGGAGTGGCGCCACCGTCCCACGGTCGCCTTCGACCTGGTGACCGGTCAGGGCGACGGCCACGTCCAGTACTCGTTCGCCGCGCACCGTGCGGTCGTCGAGGTGGACACCGAGCTCGGCCTGGTCAAGGTCATCGAACTCGCGGTGGCCCAGGACGTCGGCAAGGCGCTCAACCCGCTCTCCGTCGTCGGCCAGATCCAGGGCGGTACGACCCAGGGCCTGGGCGTCGCGGTGATGGAGGAGATCATCGTCGACCCGAAGACCGCGAGGGTGCGCAACCCCTCCTTCACGGACTACCTCATCCCGACGATCCTCGACACACCGACGATCCCCGTCGACGTACTCGAACTCGCCGATGAGCACGCGCCGTACGGTCTGCGCGGTATCGGCGAGGCCCCGACCCTGTCCTCGACGCCGGCCGTCCTCGCGGCGATCCGCAACGCGACCGGGCTCGAACTGAACCGGACACCGGTCAGGCCGGAGCACCTCACGGCCACCTGA
- a CDS encoding (2Fe-2S)-binding protein — translation MRVNFTVNGRPQEADDVWEGESLLYVLRERMGLPGSKNACEQGECGSCTVRLDGVPVCSCLVAAGQAEGREIVTVEGLADYAKHREGAHPGTGCGSSGCGTSLDDAKRWQSKPTDGRSGETRELSPIQQAFIDAGAVQCGFCTPGLLVAADELLEQNDSPSDADIREALSGNLCRCTGYEKILDAVRLAAARQEETV, via the coding sequence ATGCGCGTGAACTTCACGGTCAACGGCCGTCCGCAGGAGGCCGACGACGTCTGGGAGGGCGAGAGCCTGCTCTACGTGCTCCGCGAGCGCATGGGCCTGCCCGGTTCCAAGAACGCCTGCGAGCAGGGCGAATGCGGCTCCTGCACGGTGCGCCTCGACGGCGTCCCGGTCTGTTCCTGCCTGGTCGCCGCCGGGCAGGCCGAGGGCCGCGAGATCGTCACGGTCGAGGGCCTGGCGGACTACGCCAAGCACCGCGAGGGCGCCCACCCCGGCACCGGCTGCGGCTCCTCCGGCTGCGGCACCAGCCTGGACGACGCCAAGCGCTGGCAGTCCAAGCCGACCGACGGCCGTTCCGGCGAGACCCGCGAACTCTCCCCGATCCAGCAGGCGTTCATCGACGCCGGCGCCGTGCAGTGCGGTTTCTGCACCCCGGGTCTGCTGGTCGCCGCCGACGAACTGCTGGAGCAGAACGACTCGCCGTCCGACGCGGACATCCGTGAGGCGCTCTCCGGCAACCTCTGCCGCTGCACCGGTTACGAGAAGATCCTCGACGCGGTCCGCCTCGCGGCCGCTCGCCAGGAAGAGACGGTCTGA
- a CDS encoding xanthine dehydrogenase family protein subunit M, which produces MDFLRPASWEEALAAKAEHPTAVPIAGGTDIMVEINFDHRRPQYLLDLNRIGLLSEWHVGEETVQLGASVPYAKIMENLRTELPGLALASHTVASPQIRNRGGVGGNLGTASPAGDAHPALLAADCQVEAESVRGSRLIPIDDFYTGVKRNALAPDELIKSVHFKKADGPQQYSKVGTRNAMVIAVCAFGIALHPETRTVRTGIGSAAPTPIRAKAAEDFLNAALDEGGFWESGKIITPSIAKQFAQLVSGAANPIDDVRGTASYRRHAVGIMARRTLGWTWESYRGNGRSTEGVA; this is translated from the coding sequence ATGGACTTCCTTCGCCCCGCCAGCTGGGAGGAGGCGCTCGCCGCCAAGGCCGAGCACCCCACGGCTGTGCCGATCGCCGGTGGTACCGACATCATGGTGGAGATCAACTTCGACCACCGCCGGCCCCAGTACCTCCTGGACCTGAACCGCATCGGCCTCCTCAGCGAGTGGCATGTCGGCGAGGAGACCGTCCAGCTGGGCGCGTCCGTTCCGTACGCCAAGATCATGGAGAACCTGCGCACCGAGCTGCCCGGTCTCGCGCTCGCGTCCCACACCGTGGCCTCCCCGCAGATCCGCAACCGCGGCGGTGTCGGCGGCAACCTCGGCACCGCGTCGCCCGCCGGTGACGCCCACCCGGCGCTGCTCGCCGCCGACTGCCAGGTCGAGGCCGAGTCGGTGCGCGGCTCCCGGCTGATCCCCATCGACGACTTCTACACCGGGGTGAAGCGCAACGCGCTCGCCCCCGACGAGCTCATCAAGTCGGTCCACTTCAAGAAGGCCGACGGCCCGCAGCAGTACTCCAAGGTCGGCACCCGCAACGCCATGGTCATCGCGGTGTGCGCCTTCGGTATCGCGCTGCACCCCGAGACCCGCACCGTCCGCACCGGCATCGGATCGGCGGCGCCGACCCCGATCCGGGCGAAGGCGGCCGAGGACTTCCTGAACGCGGCGCTCGACGAGGGCGGCTTCTGGGAGAGCGGAAAGATCATCACTCCGTCGATCGCCAAGCAGTTCGCTCAGCTGGTCTCCGGCGCGGCGAACCCGATCGACGACGTCCGCGGTACGGCGAGCTACCGCCGCCACGCCGTCGGCATCATGGCCCGCCGCACGCTCGGCTGGACCTGGGAGTCGTACCGCGGCAACGGCCGCAGCACAGAGGGAGTCGCATAA
- a CDS encoding PucR family transcriptional regulator, translating to MRLRALLDTDALGLRLLGGEDELDRTVRGVMTTDLRDPSRYLTGGELVLTGLAWRRSAEDSEPFVRILAGAGVVGLAAGEAELGGVPDDLVEACVRHRLPVFAVEESVAFAVVTEYVVRQVSGERAGDLAAVVDRHRRLMTSGPAGGGPDVVLDLLTTDLDLHAWVLSPTGRQIAGAGDPLPEGTGAVLAAGHLAATRTGRRGPHRVTVDSTSYSLFPVRGGGRGVASGPRDVRETVLSDWLLAVEADAGDWPAARLDLLQGVTQLIAVERDRRDAARTVRRRLAQEVLELVQTGAPPAEIAARLRVAAPVLMPGIGTAPRWQVVVARVDWDQQDGPVIDAGPVAQSLLEEILVEQALPGGSGPGSSDRIAVAHTGDEAIALVPLPPLAPEAGEDDADQDSDVGLHADELLTAVREPLTAGLADDGRLTLGISASVHSAEGLRGALEEARHARRVAAARPGRVCAAGHHELASHVLLLPFVPDDVRRAFTARLLDPLRDYDRRHRAELIPTLEAFLDCDGSWTRCATRLHLHVNTLRYRVGRIEQLTGRDLSRLEDKLDFFLALRMS from the coding sequence ATGCGGCTGCGCGCACTGCTGGACACGGACGCGCTGGGCCTGCGGCTGCTCGGCGGTGAGGACGAGCTGGACCGCACGGTCCGCGGCGTGATGACCACGGACCTGCGTGACCCGAGCCGGTATCTCACCGGTGGTGAACTGGTCCTGACGGGGCTCGCCTGGCGGCGCTCCGCGGAGGACTCCGAGCCGTTCGTACGAATCCTGGCGGGCGCCGGGGTCGTGGGGCTGGCGGCGGGCGAGGCGGAGCTGGGGGGCGTCCCCGACGACCTGGTGGAGGCCTGTGTGCGCCACCGGCTGCCGGTCTTCGCGGTGGAGGAATCGGTCGCCTTCGCCGTCGTCACCGAATACGTGGTGCGACAGGTCTCGGGCGAGCGGGCCGGGGACCTCGCCGCCGTCGTGGACCGGCACCGCAGGCTGATGACCTCGGGCCCGGCGGGCGGCGGCCCCGACGTGGTGCTCGACCTGCTGACCACCGACCTGGACCTGCACGCCTGGGTGCTCTCGCCCACCGGCCGGCAGATCGCCGGAGCGGGCGACCCGCTGCCGGAGGGGACCGGCGCCGTACTGGCGGCCGGGCATCTCGCCGCGACCCGGACGGGGCGCCGGGGTCCGCACCGGGTCACGGTGGACTCCACCTCGTACTCGCTGTTCCCGGTGCGGGGCGGCGGGCGCGGTGTGGCGTCCGGCCCGCGCGATGTGCGCGAGACGGTGCTCTCCGACTGGCTGCTCGCCGTCGAGGCGGACGCGGGCGACTGGCCCGCGGCCCGGCTGGATCTGCTCCAGGGTGTGACCCAGCTGATCGCCGTCGAGCGCGACCGGCGCGACGCGGCCAGGACCGTACGGCGCAGGCTCGCCCAGGAAGTGCTCGAACTGGTCCAGACGGGTGCGCCGCCGGCCGAGATCGCGGCCAGGCTGCGGGTGGCCGCGCCGGTGCTGATGCCGGGCATCGGGACGGCCCCGCGCTGGCAGGTGGTCGTCGCCCGGGTCGACTGGGACCAGCAGGACGGACCCGTGATCGACGCGGGCCCGGTGGCCCAGTCCCTCCTTGAGGAGATCCTGGTCGAGCAGGCGCTGCCGGGCGGCTCGGGCCCGGGTTCGTCCGACCGGATCGCGGTGGCCCACACGGGCGACGAGGCCATCGCGCTCGTCCCCCTGCCGCCGCTCGCCCCGGAGGCCGGTGAGGACGACGCGGACCAGGACTCGGACGTCGGGCTGCACGCGGACGAGCTGCTCACCGCCGTACGCGAACCGCTCACGGCCGGGCTCGCCGACGACGGGCGGCTGACACTCGGGATCTCCGCCTCCGTGCACTCGGCCGAGGGGCTGCGCGGCGCCCTGGAGGAGGCCAGACACGCCCGGCGGGTGGCCGCGGCCCGGCCCGGCCGGGTCTGCGCGGCGGGCCACCACGAGCTCGCCTCGCACGTGCTGCTGCTGCCGTTCGTCCCCGACGACGTACGCCGGGCGTTCACCGCCCGGCTGCTCGACCCGCTGCGGGACTACGACCGGCGGCACCGGGCGGAGCTGATCCCGACCCTGGAGGCCTTCCTGGACTGCGACGGTTCGTGGACCCGCTGTGCGACCCGGCTGCACCTGCATGTCAACACGCTGCGCTACCGCGTCGGCCGGATCGAGCAGTTGACGGGGCGTGATCTCTCTCGCCTGGAGGACAAGCTCGATTTCTTCCTGGCCCTGCGGATGAGCTGA
- a CDS encoding GntR family transcriptional regulator has protein sequence MEQGRGCDAVQPHASAHPPGPARIPDPARSPEQRETAGPDRGEHRRCEPAAGTVRPVSGGTGIPAAPETKQVRRHSVRGQILDALRTALVDGELVPGEVYSGPSLGERFGVSATPVREAMQQLAVEGAVEVVPNRGFRVAERSARELAELAEVRALIEVPVMLRLARAVPADRWAELRPLAEATVSAAAVGDRARYAESDRAFHGAVLGLSGNQQLVAVADDLHRKAQWPLVSAPVTRRADLLADASEHTALLDALIARDLTVVQSLVREHFTGAPG, from the coding sequence GTGGAACAGGGCAGAGGATGCGACGCGGTACAGCCGCACGCGTCCGCGCATCCGCCCGGCCCGGCCCGGATCCCCGATCCCGCCCGCAGCCCCGAACAGCGTGAAACCGCAGGACCGGACCGTGGTGAGCACCGCCGCTGCGAGCCGGCCGCGGGGACGGTGCGGCCGGTGTCCGGAGGTACCGGCATCCCGGCGGCCCCTGAGACGAAGCAGGTGCGGCGCCATTCGGTGCGCGGTCAGATCCTCGACGCGTTGCGCACCGCCCTGGTGGACGGCGAGCTGGTCCCCGGCGAGGTCTACTCCGGCCCGTCGCTCGGCGAGCGCTTCGGCGTCTCGGCCACCCCGGTACGGGAGGCCATGCAGCAGCTCGCGGTCGAGGGCGCCGTCGAGGTCGTGCCGAACCGAGGCTTCCGGGTCGCCGAGCGGAGCGCTCGGGAACTCGCCGAGCTGGCCGAGGTACGGGCACTGATCGAGGTCCCGGTGATGCTGCGGCTGGCGCGCGCCGTCCCGGCGGACCGCTGGGCCGAGCTGCGGCCGCTCGCCGAGGCCACGGTCTCCGCCGCCGCGGTCGGCGACCGTGCCCGCTACGCCGAGTCGGACCGGGCCTTCCACGGGGCCGTACTCGGTCTCTCGGGGAACCAGCAGCTGGTCGCCGTCGCCGACGACCTGCACCGCAAGGCCCAGTGGCCGCTGGTGAGCGCGCCCGTCACCCGGCGCGCCGACCTCCTCGCGGACGCGTCGGAGCACACCGCCCTGCTGGACGCCCTGATCGCCCGCGACCTGACGGTCGTCCAGTCGCTCGTACGGGAGCACTTCACGGGCGCACCCGGCTGA
- a CDS encoding (2Fe-2S)-binding protein — protein MPVSTLLRSPVTAAYERLAGVFPGLSVTEPADGLAPSGGGWVSAADLAAGGSALDAFLDWDSAQVLRDYGQRARPDVIASFGFHRYAWPACLLITVPWFLHRRVPRLPVGAVAFQRTLGRMAVRTDTFACLPDDPAAGAPGARVVADEDALRAEVRAAVAEHLEPVLDGFGPRMRRGRRALWGMATDEIVEGLWYIGHLLGEESRAVAELELLLPGATAPYVGTAGFRELTGPQGRPLPTRDRASCCLFYTVRPGDTCVTCPRTCDADRVARLSADTPPSAD, from the coding sequence ATGCCCGTCTCCACCTTGCTGCGCTCCCCCGTCACCGCCGCCTACGAACGGCTGGCCGGGGTGTTTCCCGGCCTGTCCGTCACCGAGCCCGCGGACGGGCTCGCCCCGTCCGGCGGCGGCTGGGTGTCCGCCGCCGACCTCGCGGCGGGCGGCAGCGCGCTCGACGCCTTCCTCGACTGGGACAGCGCCCAGGTGCTGCGGGACTACGGACAGCGGGCCCGGCCCGACGTCATCGCCAGCTTCGGCTTCCACCGGTACGCCTGGCCCGCCTGTCTGCTGATCACGGTCCCGTGGTTCCTGCACCGCAGGGTGCCGAGGCTCCCGGTCGGCGCCGTCGCCTTCCAGCGCACGCTGGGCCGGATGGCCGTACGGACCGACACGTTCGCCTGTCTTCCGGACGACCCGGCGGCCGGGGCGCCCGGCGCGCGCGTGGTCGCGGACGAGGACGCGCTGCGGGCCGAGGTGCGGGCGGCGGTCGCCGAGCATCTGGAGCCGGTGCTCGACGGCTTCGGGCCGCGGATGCGCCGCGGCCGGCGGGCGCTGTGGGGGATGGCGACCGACGAGATCGTGGAAGGCCTCTGGTACATCGGCCATCTGCTCGGCGAGGAGTCGCGCGCGGTGGCGGAGCTGGAGCTGCTGCTGCCGGGGGCCACCGCGCCGTATGTCGGCACGGCCGGCTTCCGGGAGCTGACCGGGCCTCAGGGCCGGCCGCTGCCGACCCGCGACCGCGCGAGCTGCTGCCTCTTCTACACCGTGCGCCCCGGGGACACCTGCGTTACCTGCCCCCGCACCTGCGACGCCGACCGAGTGGCCAGGCTCAGCGCTGACACCCCTCCTTCGGCTGACTGA